From Rutidosis leptorrhynchoides isolate AG116_Rl617_1_P2 chromosome 3, CSIRO_AGI_Rlap_v1, whole genome shotgun sequence, a single genomic window includes:
- the LOC139899393 gene encoding bifunctional protein FolD 2-like, with amino-acid sequence MALPVDHKAQIIDGKAIAQTIRSEIASECKDLIEKYGKAPGLAVVIVGHRKDSQSYVNMKRKACAEVGIKSIDIDLPEQVPEAELIAKVHELNADPDVHGILVQLPLPKHINEEKVLTEISIEKDVDGFHPLNIGKLAMKGREPLYLPCTPKGCIELLKRSGVTIKGKRAVVVGRSNIVGLPVSLLLLKADATVTIVHSNTPDLQSIICEADIVIAAAGQAMMINGSWLKPGAAVIDVGTNAVDDPSKKSGYRLVGDVDFQEACQVAGFITPVPGGVGPMTVAMLLKNTLDGAKRVIKQ; translated from the exons atggcATTGCCTGTAGATCATAAAGCCCAAATCATTGATGGAAAAGCAATTGCACAGACGATTCGTTCTGAAATTGCCTCCGAATGCAAGGATTTGATTGAGAAATATGGCAAG GCTCCAGGGCTTGCTGTAGTGATTGTTGGACATAGAAAAGATTCTCAAAGTTATGTTAATATGAAGAGAAAAGCGTGTGCCGAGGTCGGAATTAAGTCTATCGACATTGATCTTCCCGAACAAGTACCCGAAGCTGAATTGATCGCAAAGGTCCACGAATTAAATGCAGATCCCGACGTACACG GAATATTGGTTCAGCTTCCTTTGCCGAAACACATAAACGAGGAAAAAGTCTTAACCGAAATCAGCATCGAAAAAGACGTAGATGGATTTCATCCTCTCAACATTGGTAAACTTGCTATGAAAGGCAGAGAACCACTATACCTTCCTTGCACCCCAAAG GGATGTATTGAACTTTTGAAACGCAGTGGTGTTACGATAAAGGGTAAGCGGGCAGTGGTTGTTGGTCGGAGTAACATTGTTGGCTTACCAGTTTCATTGTTGCTGCTTAAAGCAGATGCTACGGTTACTATCGTTCATTCGAACACACCCGATCTGCAAAGTATCATTTGTGAGGCTGACATCGTTATTGCTGCAGCAGGACAAGCTATGATG ATAAATGGTAGCTGGCTTAAGCCTGGTGCAGCCGTTATCGATGTGGGGACAAATGCAGTCGACGATCCTAGTAAAAAATCAGGATACAGGCTTGTAGGCGATGTCGATTTTCAGGAAGCATGTCAAGTTGCTGGATTCATTACCCCTGTTCCAGGAGGTGTGGGACCCATGACCGTAGCAATGCTGCTTAAAAACACTTTGGATGGAGCCAAGCGTGTGATCAAACAGTAA